The Erigeron canadensis isolate Cc75 chromosome 4, C_canadensis_v1, whole genome shotgun sequence genome window below encodes:
- the LOC122598285 gene encoding peroxisomal adenine nucleotide carrier 1-like → MGGGGFDMESLVDATAGAIGSLASTTILYPLDTCKTKYQAELRTPHLRKYRNLSDVLWEAISKRQVLSLFQGLGTKNLQSFISSFIYFYGYSFFRKMYIERSGYKSIGTRANLLIAAVAGACTVAITQPLDTAASRMQTSDFGKSKGLWKTLSEETWGEAFDGLGISILLTINPAIQYTAFDQLKQRLLEGKAGNPQSLSALNAFLLGAASKCAATCLTYPAIRCKVMIQAAESEEDSNDELDVQSRKTVTGALSAIWNKEGLLGFFKGLRAQILKTVLSSALLLMIKEKLTKSTWVLFLGIRRFLFLNRSRLKSS, encoded by the exons ATGGGGGGAGGTGGGTTTGATATGGAATCATTGGTGGATGCAACAGCAGGGGCAATTGGATCTCTTGCTAGCACTACCATCTTGTACCCTTTAGATACTTGTAAGACCAAATACCAAGCTGAATTACGCACCCCCCATCTCCGTAAATACAG GAACCTTTCTGATGTTCTCTGGGAAGCAATTTCCAAACGTCAGGTTCTTTCTTTGTTTCAAGGCCTGGGTACAAAGAACCTGCAATCGTTTATTTCATCATTCATATACTTCTATGGATATAGCTTCTTCAGGAAGATGTACATTGAGAGGTCTGGATACAAGTCTATTGGAACCAGAGCTAACTTGCTTATTGCTGCTGTTGCTGGCGCTTGCACGGTTGCAATAACCCAG CCTTTGGATACAGCTGCATCAAGGATGCAAACGAGTGATTTCGGCAAGTCCAAAGGGCTATGGAAGACCCTGTCAGAGGAAACATGGGGAGAGGCATTTGATGGACTTGGCATATCAATTTTACTTACGATAAATCCAGCAATTCAG TACACTGCATTTGATCAACTAAAACAAAGACTACTGGAGGGAAAAGCTGGTAACCCGCAGTCACTTTCTGCCCTTAATGCTTTTCTGCTAGGGGCAGCCTCAAAGTGTGCTGCTACCTGCTTGACTTACCCGGCTATCAG ATGCAAGGTCATGATTCAGGCAGCAGAATCAGAAGAAGATAGTAATGATGAATTAGATGTGCAATCAAGAAAAACAGTAACTGGGGCACTCTCTGCCATATGGAACAAGGAAGGGTTGCTAGGATTTTTCAAAGGCTTAAGAGCCCAAATCCTAAAAACCGTGCTAAGTTCAGCATTGCTTTTAATGATAAAGGAAAAGCTCACAAAGAGCACATGGGTGTTGTTTCTGGGAATAAGGAGATTCTTGTTTCTAAACAGAAGCAGGTTAAAAAGCTCTTAA